One stretch of Glandiceps talaboti chromosome 7, keGlaTala1.1, whole genome shotgun sequence DNA includes these proteins:
- the LOC144438157 gene encoding uncharacterized protein LOC144438157, with protein sequence MAAMRREFTQHFNNVAERKVQADRKRKETHEESPATCIDIDYIHDITQSQCPSKGCSSIPGHITRTTLQNQAIATVTPIDSHTKYNGVADTTVVFLKQQEVVHFVLKQRYQNMLTCTTLML encoded by the exons ATGGCTGCAATGCGACGGGAATTTACGCAGCACTTCAATAATGTTGCGGAGCGGAAAGTTCAG GCTGATCGCAAACGAAAGGAGACCCATGAAGAATCtccagctacatgtatagacatcgactatattcatgatattacaCAGTCACAG TGTCCAAGCAAAGGATGTTCATCTATCCCAGGTCATATTACTCGTACAACACTCCAAAACCAAGCTATAGCTACGGTAACTCCAATTGATAGTCACACAAAG tataatGGTGTTGCAGATACAACTGTCGTATTTCTGAAGCAGCAAGAGGTGGTACACTTTGTCCTGAAACAAAG ATACCAGAATATGCTAACATGTACAACCTTGATGTTGTAG